One Natator depressus isolate rNatDep1 chromosome 6, rNatDep2.hap1, whole genome shotgun sequence DNA window includes the following coding sequences:
- the GPHB5 gene encoding glycoprotein hormone beta-5 yields the protein MKLRHVVLGSLPLLILAGCVSALKASSINLRTFIGCAVREFTFLARKPGCKGMRITTDACWGRCETWEKPVLDPPYIDAHHRVCTYNETKLVTVKLPNCAAAVDPSYTYPMAIRCDCGVCSTATTECETI from the exons ATGAAGCTCCGTCACGTGGTCCTGGGCTCCCTACCTCTCCTGATACTGGCTGGCTGTGTCAGCGCACTCAAAGCCTCCAGCATCAACCTGCGCACGTTCATTGGCTGCGCTGTGCGTGAGTTCACCTTCCTGGCTAGGAAACCTGGCTGCAAGGGGATGCGCATCACCACAGACGCCTGCTGGGGGCGCTGCGAGACTTGGGAG AAGCCTGTGCTGGATCCCCCGTACATCGACGCGCACCATCGAGTCTGCACCTACAACGAGACTAAGCTGGTTACGGTGAAGCTGCCGAATTGTGCTGCTGCTGTGGATCCTTCCTACACGTACCCTATGGCCATACGGTGTGACTGCGGGGTCTGTTCCACAGCAACTACTGAATGTGAGACTATCTga